From Candidatus Eisenbacteria bacterium, the proteins below share one genomic window:
- a CDS encoding amidohydrolase, giving the protein SEANRGRDSLEIEARRAVIRALYEGGAGLLLGSDTPGRFRVPGYALIEEMRAMRAAGLPPAAILAAATRNAAACIDRSNEIGTIEIGKRADLVLLNANPLEDIENVGSRSGVMLRGAWYRSQELEEMARSLASLLRAPT; this is encoded by the coding sequence CTCCGAGGCGAATCGAGGTCGCGACTCCCTCGAGATCGAAGCGCGCCGCGCGGTGATCCGCGCGCTCTACGAAGGTGGGGCGGGCCTTCTGCTCGGCTCCGACACGCCGGGGAGGTTCCGCGTGCCCGGCTACGCGCTGATCGAGGAGATGCGGGCGATGCGCGCCGCGGGACTTCCTCCCGCGGCGATCTTGGCAGCCGCGACAAGAAACGCGGCCGCGTGCATCGACCGATCGAACGAGATCGGGACGATCGAGATCGGGAAGCGCGCCGACCTGGTCTTGCTCAACGCGAATCCGCTCGAGGACATCGAGAACGTGGGCAGTCGCTCGGGCGTGATGCTTCGTGGCGCGTGGTACCGCAGTCAGGAGCTTGAGGAGATGGCTCGCTCGCTCGCGTCCCTGTTGCGGGCGCCTACATGA
- a CDS encoding DUF2029 domain-containing protein, whose protein sequence is MLFGLACGIFAFTIAAGAVGSLAAAFVIAVIVAALVGWAWRARPLVPIDEAASPRGLKIVALVATVAALVQLARLAVFMVDPTKPGYSQVPASDWEVRHSCLSAYFVAARAADHVPNIYADSLYTSPDDDPTTIRKARMIGPFKIDVYEYPPPFLLLPRALRTVFPDFLRFRMMWFGLNSAVILLAMLVLARGLGPAAGTRALLLSPLMWAAAPTLSVLQKGNAQALVIAISILAMALFERRRWGMGGALLAYATVSKLYPGLLVVYLIARREWRAVAWTAGMSVALAAVTVIDIGSAPFVAFLDHLPGLVGGEAFPAFRNPMAVAINYSIPGLVFKLKLFGAPGMTFAAAKVVGWIYTLILLAVIVAIGRRPVAARQKPLVWLGIIILATLRSPFLPQGYAGFPALVLLVLLGAMSALTPKTLAAVLLTWLALNIAWPMDWPMDPRLLALLSTIPQVVTIALAIVALRRSGREAAIAATT, encoded by the coding sequence CTGTTGTTCGGTCTTGCCTGCGGAATTTTCGCATTCACGATCGCGGCGGGAGCCGTGGGCTCCCTTGCCGCCGCGTTCGTCATCGCGGTCATCGTCGCGGCGCTCGTCGGATGGGCCTGGCGGGCGCGCCCGCTTGTCCCGATCGACGAAGCCGCCAGCCCACGCGGACTCAAGATCGTCGCGCTCGTGGCGACGGTCGCGGCCCTGGTTCAGCTCGCGCGACTCGCGGTATTCATGGTGGACCCGACGAAGCCAGGCTACTCCCAAGTTCCCGCCAGCGACTGGGAGGTCCGCCACTCCTGCCTCTCGGCCTACTTCGTCGCCGCTCGCGCTGCGGATCACGTGCCCAACATCTACGCGGATTCGCTCTACACGAGCCCTGATGACGATCCGACCACCATACGAAAGGCGCGGATGATCGGTCCGTTCAAGATCGATGTGTACGAGTACCCGCCGCCGTTCCTTCTCTTGCCGCGAGCGCTTCGGACCGTATTCCCGGATTTCCTGCGGTTCCGCATGATGTGGTTCGGATTGAATTCAGCCGTCATTCTCCTGGCCATGCTGGTTCTAGCCCGCGGTCTGGGGCCCGCCGCGGGAACGCGCGCACTGCTGCTCTCACCGCTCATGTGGGCCGCAGCTCCGACTCTGAGCGTGCTGCAGAAGGGCAATGCGCAGGCATTGGTGATCGCGATCTCGATCCTCGCCATGGCGCTCTTCGAGCGCCGACGATGGGGGATGGGCGGAGCGCTCCTCGCCTATGCCACGGTGAGCAAGCTCTACCCGGGCCTTCTCGTCGTGTACCTGATCGCGCGGCGTGAGTGGCGCGCCGTGGCCTGGACTGCGGGGATGAGCGTCGCCCTGGCGGCCGTCACCGTGATCGATATCGGCTCGGCACCCTTCGTGGCATTTCTCGACCATCTCCCGGGCCTCGTCGGCGGCGAGGCGTTCCCCGCATTCCGCAATCCAATGGCCGTTGCGATCAACTACTCGATCCCCGGGCTCGTGTTCAAGCTCAAGCTATTCGGCGCGCCGGGAATGACATTCGCCGCCGCGAAGGTTGTCGGATGGATCTACACGCTGATCCTCCTCGCGGTCATCGTCGCCATCGGTAGGCGTCCGGTGGCCGCGCGCCAGAAGCCGCTGGTGTGGCTGGGAATCATCATCCTGGCCACGCTGCGCAGCCCATTTCTCCCGCAGGGCTACGCCGGGTTCCCGGCGCTCGTCCTTTTGGTGCTGCTGGGGGCGATGTCCGCTCTAACGCCGAAGACGCTTGCCGCTGTTCTGCTGACCTGGCTCGCGCTCAACATCGCGTGGCCGATGGACTGGCCGATGGATCCCAGGCTGCTTGCTTTGCTAAGCACGATTCCGCAGGTCGTGACGATCGCGCTTGCGATCGTAGCCCTCAGGCGAAGCGGCCGAGAAGCCGCCATCGCCGCCACGACGTGA
- a CDS encoding VOC family protein, whose amino-acid sequence MSHVKPIPENSSVLIPMLVCRDPSVQVDFCKTTFGAAELGSRSGPDGTVAHALLSIGGAMVIIEAEWPTLASRAPQPDGSSPVVIFVYVEDVDKVVERAVAAGAKVLLPVKNQFWGDRTGRIIDPMGHVWTIATRIEETSTEERKERWSSIVKG is encoded by the coding sequence ATGAGCCATGTCAAACCGATACCCGAAAACTCCTCCGTTCTGATTCCGATGCTGGTGTGCCGTGACCCTTCGGTGCAGGTCGACTTCTGCAAGACGACGTTCGGCGCCGCGGAGCTGGGGAGCCGATCAGGTCCGGATGGCACCGTGGCGCATGCCTTGCTGTCGATCGGCGGCGCGATGGTCATCATCGAAGCGGAGTGGCCGACCCTCGCGAGCCGTGCTCCCCAGCCGGACGGCAGCTCGCCGGTCGTAATCTTTGTTTACGTTGAGGACGTCGACAAGGTAGTAGAGCGGGCGGTTGCTGCGGGCGCGAAGGTCCTGCTCCCGGTGAAGAATCAGTTCTGGGGGGACCGCACCGGGCGGATTATCGATCCGATGGGACACGTGTGGACGATTGCCACGCGCATCGAAGAGACCTCGACCGAAGAGAGGAAGGAACGGTGGTCCAGCATCGTCAAAGGCTGA
- a CDS encoding response regulator transcription factor, producing the protein MIRALVADDHAVVRRGLRELLAESREVAVTGEAGNARETLEQVRTGKWDVLVLDINLPDASGLDVLREVKQISPQLPVLILTIYAEDQFAVRALRSGAAGYVTKQSAPEELVDAIRKVVRGGRYISPALAERLAVLADPQAERQPHESLSEREFQVFRTLASGKTVSQVADLLHLSVKTISTYRARVLEKMGLETNAELTVYAVRNGIVE; encoded by the coding sequence ATGATTCGAGCGCTCGTCGCGGACGACCACGCGGTCGTACGCCGAGGGCTCCGGGAGCTCCTGGCCGAATCACGCGAAGTGGCTGTCACCGGTGAGGCCGGGAACGCCCGCGAAACCCTCGAGCAAGTCCGCACAGGGAAGTGGGACGTGCTCGTTCTCGACATCAATCTGCCGGACGCGAGCGGGCTGGATGTGCTCCGCGAGGTCAAGCAGATTTCCCCCCAGCTGCCCGTGCTGATCCTCACGATCTACGCCGAGGACCAATTCGCTGTGCGGGCGCTTCGATCGGGGGCTGCCGGGTACGTCACGAAGCAAAGCGCCCCCGAGGAGCTGGTGGACGCCATCCGGAAGGTCGTGCGCGGCGGCCGGTATATCAGTCCCGCGCTGGCCGAGAGGCTCGCGGTTCTTGCCGATCCCCAAGCGGAGCGGCAGCCGCACGAATCGCTCTCGGAGCGGGAGTTTCAAGTGTTCCGCACCCTAGCATCGGGCAAGACCGTCTCGCAAGTCGCCGATTTGCTCCATCTCAGCGTCAAGACCATAAGCACCTATCGGGCGCGCGTGCTCGAGAAGATGGGCTTGGAAACGAACGCGGAGCTAACGGTCTACGCGGTGCGAAACGGCATCGTCGAGTAG
- a CDS encoding SIMPL domain-containing protein, which yields MDELVEEPRRGGGGGTILLALGVALAGWFVSSGLTGIRTADRFVTVKGVSEREVKADLALWPIQLAVTDDNVSIAQSRVNQNVSKVIAFLKANGIDSTEIELQGLRVTDVLANAYNQQNRAGNRFIIQQTVMVRSDSPDRVRATSQKVGELVNTGVVLSSGPEWGPGGPAYVFRRLNDLKPSMIAEATAEARKAAEQFAKDSKSKLGGIHTANQGVFVILPRDATATEQGPGMNEQSQILKTVRVVTTVEYLLRN from the coding sequence GTGGACGAGCTCGTAGAAGAACCGCGGCGCGGCGGCGGCGGAGGCACGATCCTGCTCGCTCTCGGCGTCGCGCTCGCCGGCTGGTTCGTCTCCAGCGGCCTGACCGGAATCCGCACCGCCGATCGCTTCGTGACGGTGAAGGGGGTCTCCGAGCGGGAGGTGAAAGCCGACCTTGCCCTCTGGCCGATCCAGCTCGCCGTGACCGACGACAACGTTTCCATCGCTCAGAGCCGGGTCAACCAGAACGTCTCGAAGGTGATCGCGTTTCTCAAGGCGAACGGGATCGATTCGACCGAAATCGAGCTTCAGGGCCTTCGCGTCACGGACGTATTGGCCAACGCGTACAACCAGCAGAATCGAGCCGGGAACCGGTTCATCATCCAGCAGACCGTGATGGTCCGCTCCGACAGCCCGGATCGGGTGCGCGCGACGAGCCAGAAAGTGGGGGAGCTCGTGAACACGGGCGTGGTCCTCTCCTCGGGACCGGAATGGGGTCCCGGTGGGCCGGCGTACGTGTTCCGACGCCTCAACGATCTCAAGCCGAGCATGATCGCCGAGGCGACGGCCGAGGCCCGGAAGGCCGCGGAGCAGTTCGCCAAGGATTCGAAAAGCAAGCTCGGCGGGATCCACACCGCGAACCAGGGCGTCTTCGTCATCCTGCCGCGCGACGCCACCGCCACGGAGCAAGGCCCGGGGATGAACGAGCAATCCCAGATCTTGAAGACGGTCCGGGTCGTGACGACCGTGGAGTACCTGCTCCGCAACTGA
- a CDS encoding tetratricopeptide repeat protein yields MTSVILDRLRSALANRYELKRELARGGMGQVFEARDLKHGRSVAIKVLDPELAASIGPARFRAEIETAARLSHPHIVPLFDSGEADGLFYFVMPLIAGESLRQRLSRERQLPVEDALRIAREAADALEYAHGQGLVHRDVKPENILLAGGHALVLDFGIARSRDGGEGGSTRTVTPIGTPAYMSPEQIAGADLDGRCDQYALACVVYEMLAGQPPFTGPTPDIVLSQHRSAAPRSVDTMRPAAPTPVGAALSRALAKAPADRYRTLSDFAAALTTVPTPTGLGRGSARLGGAGRVMLAVLPLENLSADPEQEYFVDGMTDELISHLSRLQPKRLGVIARTSALRYKKTGKSIEEIGRELGVEFVLEGSVRRAGDRIRITTQLIQVSDQSNLWAQTHDRRLADIFELQDEVATTIAKALEMELVPSREASDSSAEVTKSAAYEAYLKGRFHWNKRTPEGIRLGIEWFERAVQADPQFARAYSGLSDVYNIAITYMLLPAEEALPKSERAARRALELDPDLVDAHASLGSVLTHKGEPEEARHVFRRALELDPNYVPALYWGAMNFVTLGDFEGATGTVARADALDPLSVTVKIVQGNIHFYARRYDQALSYFRHIVELEPKLYWPHQRVAICMAAQGRLEEALAELDRHPADLTGSLDLISARAYMLGRLGRLDEARAALEQLEVRSKSEYVSWERFAYAYLGLDDRTSLLKVLERVKVPGVLGRLSLRHESAFDPVRDDPRFEKLLRV; encoded by the coding sequence GTGACTTCGGTGATTCTGGACCGCCTCCGGTCCGCACTCGCCAATCGCTACGAGCTGAAGCGCGAGCTCGCGCGCGGAGGAATGGGGCAGGTCTTCGAAGCTCGGGATCTGAAGCACGGCCGCTCCGTCGCCATCAAAGTGCTCGATCCGGAGCTGGCCGCATCGATCGGGCCGGCACGGTTTCGGGCAGAGATCGAAACCGCCGCGCGCCTCTCGCATCCGCACATCGTTCCGCTGTTCGATTCGGGCGAAGCTGATGGCCTCTTCTACTTCGTCATGCCGCTCATCGCCGGCGAGTCGCTCCGCCAGCGCCTGAGCCGCGAGCGCCAGCTTCCCGTGGAGGACGCCCTCCGCATCGCGCGCGAGGCGGCCGACGCCCTGGAGTACGCGCATGGGCAGGGGCTGGTTCACCGGGACGTGAAGCCGGAGAACATCCTGCTCGCGGGAGGGCATGCCCTCGTCCTCGACTTCGGCATCGCGCGGTCCAGGGATGGCGGTGAAGGGGGCTCGACCCGGACGGTCACGCCGATCGGAACCCCAGCGTACATGAGCCCCGAACAGATCGCAGGCGCGGACCTCGACGGGAGGTGCGATCAGTACGCCCTCGCGTGCGTGGTCTACGAGATGCTGGCGGGGCAACCGCCGTTCACGGGCCCGACCCCCGACATCGTTCTCTCGCAGCATCGGTCGGCGGCGCCACGCTCCGTCGACACCATGCGGCCCGCGGCGCCGACGCCTGTCGGGGCAGCTCTGTCGCGCGCGCTGGCCAAGGCCCCCGCCGACCGGTACCGAACCCTTTCGGATTTCGCGGCTGCGCTGACGACGGTGCCCACTCCGACCGGCCTGGGCCGAGGCTCAGCCAGGCTGGGCGGTGCCGGCCGCGTCATGCTCGCGGTTCTCCCGTTGGAAAATCTGAGTGCCGATCCGGAGCAAGAATACTTCGTCGACGGAATGACGGACGAGCTGATCTCGCACTTGAGCCGTCTCCAACCGAAGCGGCTCGGCGTCATCGCTCGCACCTCCGCCCTCCGCTACAAGAAGACGGGGAAGAGCATCGAGGAGATCGGCCGCGAGCTGGGGGTGGAGTTCGTCTTGGAGGGAAGCGTACGCCGCGCCGGAGATCGAATCCGAATCACGACGCAGCTGATCCAGGTATCGGACCAGAGCAATCTCTGGGCCCAGACCCACGATCGTCGCTTGGCGGACATCTTCGAGCTGCAGGACGAAGTCGCAACGACGATCGCCAAGGCTCTAGAGATGGAGCTGGTCCCTTCGAGAGAGGCCTCCGACTCAAGCGCGGAAGTTACGAAGAGCGCCGCGTACGAGGCGTATTTGAAGGGGCGTTTCCACTGGAACAAGAGGACGCCTGAAGGCATCCGGTTAGGGATCGAATGGTTCGAGAGAGCGGTCCAGGCGGATCCTCAATTCGCGCGCGCCTACTCCGGCCTCTCCGATGTTTACAACATCGCGATCACCTACATGCTTTTGCCGGCCGAGGAAGCCCTACCCAAGTCGGAGCGCGCGGCGAGGCGCGCGCTGGAGCTTGATCCCGACCTCGTCGACGCCCACGCATCGTTGGGCAGTGTCTTGACCCACAAAGGAGAGCCGGAGGAGGCGAGGCATGTCTTCCGCAGGGCGCTCGAGCTGGATCCGAACTACGTTCCAGCCCTCTATTGGGGCGCAATGAATTTCGTCACGCTGGGAGACTTCGAGGGAGCGACCGGCACCGTCGCGCGGGCCGACGCGCTCGACCCGCTCTCCGTCACGGTGAAAATCGTCCAGGGCAATATCCACTTTTACGCGCGACGGTACGATCAGGCGCTGTCGTACTTCCGGCACATCGTGGAGCTGGAGCCGAAGCTCTATTGGCCTCACCAACGGGTGGCGATCTGTATGGCCGCGCAGGGGCGGCTCGAGGAGGCCCTGGCGGAGCTGGATCGCCATCCTGCCGATCTCACCGGCAGCCTCGACCTGATCTCGGCCCGCGCGTACATGCTGGGTAGGCTCGGACGCCTCGACGAGGCGCGCGCCGCGCTCGAGCAGCTCGAGGTGCGGTCGAAGTCCGAGTACGTCTCCTGGGAGCGATTTGCGTACGCGTACCTGGGACTCGATGACCGGACGTCGCTGCTGAAGGTCCTCGAGCGGGTCAAGGTACCGGGCGTGCTCGGCCGACTCTCGTTGCGCCACGAGTCCGCGTTCGACCCAGTCCGCGACGACCCCCGATTCGAAAAGCTGCTCCGCGTCTGA